The nucleotide sequence CAAGATGGAAAGTGAATATGCAAAATATGAAATAGAGGATGGACTTTTGTTCTGTTTTTATAAGCCTGGTTTTGTAATTGATTTGGCTGTTGCAAAAAGTGTGGTTGCTGATAGACATAGGTTTTCTAAGGGAAAGTGTTATGCTGTTGTCATTGATTGCAGGAACCTAAAGGTGATCACCAAAGAAGCAAGGGAGTATTTGTCCACTTATGACGGCGTTAGAGGAATTAAGTCGAGTGCATTTATAGTAAAGGGTAACATTCAAAAGTTACTAATTAACTTCTTTGTCCGTGTCCATAAACCAGCCCTTCCTTTGAAGGTTTTCACAGGCATGGATGAAGCTGTTTCCTGGATAAGGAGAGGGGCAATGGTAATGCATTAGACTTCCGTAAGTGGCAACCATACCAAAATGAGTAGATCGTGATTGATTCTTAAAATACAAAAAGCACCAAGCTATTTAGAATTACTGCCTGAATATATATTCGGGCAGTAATGTTTTACAACCGTTGGTGCTGGTAGGGCGTAAAAGAGCAACTCCAATACTTCTTTTGGCCAAGCCTTATTGCAGCTCTAGCTTAAATCTTTTTGTTTGTTCTCCTGTAGAAATTGTAAAATACCCCTCTTCTAATCTCTTGTCCCCATGTTTGTCTGGGAAACTCAAATGCTTCCATGGGTTTACAGCAAATGTAAATGTCTTGCTTTCCCCTGGCTTTAGCTGCTGCTTTTCAAAATGTTTTAACTCTTTTATAGGGCGTGTAATACTGGCAACCTCATCACTTACAAACCAAAGGACAGACTCTTTACCAACTCTGTTGCCTGTATTCGTAACAGTAACCTGGCACTTTACGGTAGAATTAACAGAAACTACTGTGTCGCTTATGGTAATGTCTGAGTATTCAAAGTTTGTATAGCTTAAGCCCTGTCCAAAATCTATGAGGCTATACCTTTGCAAATCCTCACTAACAGGACGTAACTCCGAAAATTCGCTACGCTTATGGTTATAAGGAATAACGTGGCCTTGTTTCCATGGATAAGTGAATGACATTTTTCCCGAAGGGTTTATATTGCCGCTAATAATTTCAGCAATGGCTGTTGCCCCTTCATTGCCTGGTAGACCGGCAAAGATGATCCCATCGCAACGGTCTGCAATTTTATGTATAATTAAAGGACGCCCTTCGGTAAGTAATAATATGACAGGCTTACCGGTCATAAAAGCTTCCTTTGCTAAAGCTATTTGATGTTCAGGAAGCTCAAGGTCATCTATGCTTCCATCGGTTTCTGCATAAGCTGTTTCTTCTCCCAAAGCTAGTATAACTACGTCTGCGTCTACGGCCTTATTGCTGAGTGTTGAAAGTTCAGCAAGTTCTACTGTAGTGTTTTCCAACTCTTTAGTTAGGGCAGAATAAATGGTGGGCATATCCTTTGGGAACCATATATCGCTCTGAGGAGCAAATCTGTACGTCCAGCCCCCACAAAGAGGGACCTTCCTATCGGCATTAGGCCCTGCCAAAACTATTTTTTTTATATCTTTTTGAAGTGGTAGTACATTTTTCTCATTTTTCACCAGAACAATAGATTCCCTGGCGGCATTAAGGGCTACTTTTTTGTGTTCTTCGGCTCCAATTCTTTCAAAACGGTCATTTCTAGGATATGGATTGTCGAATAAGCCCAAGTCCATCTTTAGTTTTAATATTCTCCTGACCGACTGATCAATTCTTTCCTCTGATATCCTGCCTTCTTCTACTAATTCCTTTAAGTATTTACAAAAGCTGGTGGAGTAAGGCACCATAGACATGTCAATACCTGCATCTATAGCCAAAAAAGTGGCCTCTTTTTCATTTTCAGCGACAAAATGCATTTTTTCTAGCGCAATGATGTCTAGCCAGTCTGTAACCGCCACCCCTTCGAAGCCCAGCTCTTTTCTAAGCAATCCGGTTAAAATTTCTTTATTGGCATGTACGGGAATCCCATTTATTTCCCCGCTGTTTATCATAACAGTTTTGACGCCTGCATTAATAGCTTTTTGAAATGCTGGAAGGAAAAACTCTCTAAGTGCCTGATCCGGAATTTCGGCTGGTGAGCGGTCCCAGCCTGACTTAGGGTCTGAATATCCTATAAAATGTTTGGCGCAGGCTGCTACCTTATATGGGGCTGCTTCTTGACAGTTTTGGATACCGTTGACGAATGCAGTTCCAAACTCTGCTGTTACCATTGGATCTTCACCAAAAGTTTCATAATACCTTCCCCAAAATTTATTTCTTCCTAGGTCCAGGACTGGTGCAAACAACCAGCTATGTCCTAAGTCAGCAGTTTCTATAACCGTTATTTTACCGGTTTCATAGGCAAATGTAGTGTCGAATGTGGCTGCTAAATTAATGTTGTGAGGGAAAATCGTACCACCATTTAAATAGCTACTGCCATGAACATGATCTACTCCATAGATAATAGGAATTTTGAGCCTCGAGTGTTTCATGTTGGTCCGTTGAAGACCATTTATATATTCAAACCAGTTTTCAGGATCTACGCCGCGGCCATTGAGAAATGAACCTACATGGTGGTTCTTTACAAAATCGATAAGTTTATTGGTGTCGAGTACAAAAGTGGTAACGGAGTCATAGTGTTCCTGTATGGAATCTGACATGATAGTGGTAATATTTAATTGGGTCATTTGCCCAATTTTCTCTTCAAGGGTCATTTGGGAAAGCAAGTTTTCCACAGGGTCATTGTTTTGTTCGCTACTGCAACTGACTAGCAAGCCTGTGGAAAGTACTATGAGGAAGAAAAGTGTTCTGGAGAGCATATTTTATAATATATATACGGTATTAACTCCAAAAATATATAAATCAAGTCTAAAAAAGATGGATAATATCATTCTTTTTGATTGATTTTAGGGATATTTGCTCAAATTTTTAGTAAATCTTTAAATCCTTTTTTATGAAATACAGAACTTTTGGAAGAACAGGCTGGAAAATCAGTGAAATTGGTTATGGCATGTGGGGCATGGCAGGATGGACAGGCTGGGATAGAAAAGAATGTGATTATTGTTTAGATTTGGCTGTTGAGTTAGGTTGTAACTTCTTTGATACCGCTTGGGGATATGCAGAGGGAGCCAGTGAGCGGATTCTCGGAGACCTGGTAAAAAGGTTTCCTGGCAAGAAATTATATACAGCCACAAAAGTACCTCCTGCAAATTTTAAATGGCCTTCTAAAAGAGAATATACGCTTGATGAGTGTTTCCCGCCTGAACATATCATTGAGTATACCGAGAAAAGCTTGAAAAATATTGGTGTTGAAACCATAGACCTTCTACAGTTCCATGTTTGGGAAGACGCTTGGGTTAATGATGACCGTTGGAAAGAAGCTTTGGAAAAACTTAAGAAAGACGGTAAAATTAGGGCTGCTGGTATCAGTATCAACCGGTGGGAACCTGAAAACAGTTTGGAGACTATCAAAGATGGCCATATAGATGCTGTACAGGTTATTTACAATATTTTTGATCAAGCACCAGAAGATAAGCTTTTCCCTCTATGTGAACAGGAAAATATTGGGGTAATAGCCAGGGTGCCATTTGATGAAGGTACTTTGACTGGCACCTTTACTAAAGAAACTACTTTTCCTAAAGATGACTGGCGTAGTACTTATTTTGTTCCGGAAAACCTTCATAGCAGTGTGGAGCATGCAGATCGGTTAAAACCTGTTGTGCCAGAAAATATGACTATGCCTGAAATGGCGCTGAAGTTTATTCTTGGCAATAAAACAGTAAGTACAACTATTCCTGGTATGAGAAGGGAAAAACATGTGCGGGCTAACATTGGTGTAAGCGATTCTGCACCTATAGAACAAGCTTTGTTGAATAAGCTTAGGGAGCACCGGTGGGATAGGCAACCTACTGCTTGGTCTCAATAAATAAAAAGGGCCGGATTTCTCCGGCCTTTTTTTATTACCAATCATCTTCATCTTTAATTTCTCCAGACTCTACTGCTTGTTGTAGGGCTTCTAATAACGAGGTCATCTCTTTATTAAAGTTTTTGTAAAGCTCTGTTTTGTTCTGATGGCGTTGTTTCTGATAAAACGTTTCTAAAGGCACGGCTGATTTTTCATCATTTTTATTGTCATAAATGGAGAAGTCCGTCAAAGTATAGCGGTATTTCCCGTCTTTCTGTGCTATGCTCATGTTAAACAATACGGTGTGTTTGTGTTTGTATCTGTAATCATAAGTGATGATTACTTCAAAGGAGCCTTTTCTGCTTACTTCACTTTTCTCTTTGTCTTCTTTTACTTTTTCTTTATTAGAAAAATATACTTCTAGCCATTTTCTGGTCTTCTCAAATATTTCATTTTGATCTTGACCTTCTATCTCTACAGTTTCTTGATAGGTAATCTTTTGGTTATCCGGATCGGTCGGAAATGTTTGGGCGATAAGGCTTTTGCCGGTAAATAGCAATAAGGCAAATATTCCAATGTATTTTAAATGCATAAACGATACTTTTAATATAGTTAATTAAATAAGAGTTTTTGGTATGGCAATTTTCCAAGTTTAAATATAAATAATTAAACTCATAAATTGCAATAGAACTTAGTATGCATGGGTAATTGATTTGAAATCAGTTGTTTCCCCTTGCTGTTGTAGTCAAGGCTAATTATGCTTACGTAAAAATTTTAGAGAGGTTTATAGTCATGTGCACTATAAAAAGATAGGGGAGGGGCTTAAATCTGAAATACTTCATAGAGCTTTCTATTAAGTAGCAAAATAAATTAACTCAGTCGCTTTGCTCACAGTTGTGCCTTAACCATAGCGCTGCTGTGCTGTGCGATGCAAAAGTACTGATTTAATGTTATTTTGCTCTTTATGCCGAAATCTATCGCATAGTTCAGGTTAAACTTTTTCATGCGCATTTACGCACATGCCTGTTATGGTACTTTCAGCTATACAGTTTTCGCTAATACCGTTGATTTTCACTTTTCTTATTTCGTTAATAAGTAAAGGGTCATAAGGTATGGCTACTTTAATATAGTTGTCTGTAAAGCCAAACATCATTCCGTCTTCATTGTCAGCCTCAAATAGAACATTGTGTTCCGTTCCTACAAACTGCTCATAAAAGAACCTTTTCTTTTTTTCAGAAAGGCTTCTAAGCATTTTAGTTCTGTTGCTTCTTTCTTTTTGGGGAACAGTAGGCTTGATAGACAGCGCATGCGTATTTGCCCGTTCAGAATAAGTAAACACGTGCAAATAAGTAATGTCAAGCTCATTTAGGAAATTGTAAGTCTCCTTGAAGTCTTCGTCCGTTTCTCCCGGAAAACCTGTAATTACATCTACGCCAATGCAACAGTTAGGGATTGTTGCTTTAATCTTGCTGATTCTTTCTTCATAAAGCTCTCTGAGATACCGTCTGCGCATCATTTTCAGGATCTTGTTGCAGCCAGATTGTAATGGTATGTGAAAGTGCGGAACAAACTTTTTTGACTGCGCTGTAAATTCGATAATTTCGTCGGTAAGCAAATTGGGCTCTATAGAAGAAATCCTAAATCTCTGAATCTGTTCGATTTTATCAAGCTCTTTGACCAAAGTATAAAAAGAAGTGGTTCTTTTGCCGTTTGTTATACCATAGTCTCCAATATTTACCCCTGTAAGAACAATTTCTTTTACGTCACGAGTGGCAATTTCTTTTGCCGTTCTGAGGATACTGTCCACCGAATCGCTACGGCTTTTACCTCTTGCTTGGGGAATGGTACAAAAAGAACAGACATAATCACAACCATCCTGAACTTTAAGAAAAGTTCGAGTACGGTCATTTACAGAATAAGAGCAGTAGTAGTCTTTGGCTTCAGAGATGTCGCTAGCCAAGACCAGTGCTTTGTCTTTTTTATCAAAATTGTCAATGAGTTCCAGTAGCTTAAATTTTTCAGAGGCGCCTAATACGGCATCAACACCTGGAATTTCTGCGATTTCTGTAGGTTTTAGCTGTGCAAAACATCCGATAATAGCAATAAAAGCATTAGGGTTAAATTTTAATGCCTCTTTAACCACCTTTTTACATTTCTTGTCAGCATTGTCCGTTACAGAACAGGTGTTGATTACATAAATGTCTGCTTTTTTATGAAATGCTACCTTTTTGTAACCCTTTTCTTCAAAAAGGCGGGATATCGTAGAAGACTCGGAGAAATTTAGCTTACAGCCTAGTGTGTAAAACGCTACCATTTTATTCATATAGCAAATTTAGGCAAATGTTACCTTATTTTATGGTAGGAGCGTAGAAAAAAATAGATGTTTATTAAAAACTTTTGTGAATTTTTGAACAACCGCTAGGCGGGGTAGTTTTTCTTTTCTTTGAATTTGCAATATGTTAACTATCTAATGTTCTATTAATATTTTTTGTGTTGTTAAAAGATATGAACCTTTTAGTTAAAAATGTAATTTATGCACAAAGGGTGAAAATATAAGGCGGTTGTTGGGGAAAACATGTAAATAATTTAAATTTGCATTAAAATTTAGATCAAAGTTTGCTGATTTAAATAAAAAATCTCTATTTTTACTCAAAATTAAAAAACCATTATCCAAACTTAACCAATATGGCTTATTTAAGATTTAAAGCTTTAGAAACAGCTACAGGAAGAAAACCTGTTAAAGTAAAACATCCCTCAATAAGGGTTTCTGATTATTATGGTGAGAATGTTTTCGGAATTGATGCAATGAAAAAAACATTGTCGCCAAGTATATTTAAGAAAGTTCAGCAAGCCATATCTAAAGGAGAGAAAGTAGATAGCGCAACTGCAGAAGCTGTTGCTGCTGCTATGAAATCTTGGGCTATGGAAAAAGGAGTAACGCACTATACCCACTGGTTCCAACCTTTGACAGATGCTACTGCTGAGAAACATGATGCTTTCTTTGAAATAGATGAGCAAGGAAAAGCAATAGAAAAATTCAGAGGAAGTGCACTTGTTCAACAAGAGCCTGATGCTTCTTCTTTCCCTAATGGTGGTATTAGAAATACTTTCGAAGCTAGAGGATATACCGCTTGGGATCCTTCTTCTCCTGCTTTTATCATGACAAGTGGAGGAAGTGCCACGCTTTGCATACCTACTATATTTGTTTCTTATACCGGAGAAGCGCTAGATTATAAAACACCTCTTCTAAAAGCTTTGACTGCTGTTGATAAAGCTGCTGTTGATGTGTGTCAGTATTTTGACAAAGATATTACTAAAGTTACTGCCACTTTAGG is from Cytophagaceae bacterium ABcell3 and encodes:
- a CDS encoding glycoside hydrolase family 3 N-terminal domain-containing protein, which codes for MLSRTLFFLIVLSTGLLVSCSSEQNNDPVENLLSQMTLEEKIGQMTQLNITTIMSDSIQEHYDSVTTFVLDTNKLIDFVKNHHVGSFLNGRGVDPENWFEYINGLQRTNMKHSRLKIPIIYGVDHVHGSSYLNGGTIFPHNINLAATFDTTFAYETGKITVIETADLGHSWLFAPVLDLGRNKFWGRYYETFGEDPMVTAEFGTAFVNGIQNCQEAAPYKVAACAKHFIGYSDPKSGWDRSPAEIPDQALREFFLPAFQKAINAGVKTVMINSGEINGIPVHANKEILTGLLRKELGFEGVAVTDWLDIIALEKMHFVAENEKEATFLAIDAGIDMSMVPYSTSFCKYLKELVEEGRISEERIDQSVRRILKLKMDLGLFDNPYPRNDRFERIGAEEHKKVALNAARESIVLVKNEKNVLPLQKDIKKIVLAGPNADRKVPLCGGWTYRFAPQSDIWFPKDMPTIYSALTKELENTTVELAELSTLSNKAVDADVVILALGEETAYAETDGSIDDLELPEHQIALAKEAFMTGKPVILLLTEGRPLIIHKIADRCDGIIFAGLPGNEGATAIAEIISGNINPSGKMSFTYPWKQGHVIPYNHKRSEFSELRPVSEDLQRYSLIDFGQGLSYTNFEYSDITISDTVVSVNSTVKCQVTVTNTGNRVGKESVLWFVSDEVASITRPIKELKHFEKQQLKPGESKTFTFAVNPWKHLSFPDKHGDKRLEEGYFTISTGEQTKRFKLELQ
- a CDS encoding aldo/keto reductase; protein product: MKYRTFGRTGWKISEIGYGMWGMAGWTGWDRKECDYCLDLAVELGCNFFDTAWGYAEGASERILGDLVKRFPGKKLYTATKVPPANFKWPSKREYTLDECFPPEHIIEYTEKSLKNIGVETIDLLQFHVWEDAWVNDDRWKEALEKLKKDGKIRAAGISINRWEPENSLETIKDGHIDAVQVIYNIFDQAPEDKLFPLCEQENIGVIARVPFDEGTLTGTFTKETTFPKDDWRSTYFVPENLHSSVEHADRLKPVVPENMTMPEMALKFILGNKTVSTTIPGMRREKHVRANIGVSDSAPIEQALLNKLREHRWDRQPTAWSQ
- a CDS encoding DUF4468 domain-containing protein; the encoded protein is MHLKYIGIFALLLFTGKSLIAQTFPTDPDNQKITYQETVEIEGQDQNEIFEKTRKWLEVYFSNKEKVKEDKEKSEVSRKGSFEVIITYDYRYKHKHTVLFNMSIAQKDGKYRYTLTDFSIYDNKNDEKSAVPLETFYQKQRHQNKTELYKNFNKEMTSLLEALQQAVESGEIKDEDDW
- the mtaB gene encoding tRNA (N(6)-L-threonylcarbamoyladenosine(37)-C(2))-methylthiotransferase MtaB — protein: MVAFYTLGCKLNFSESSTISRLFEEKGYKKVAFHKKADIYVINTCSVTDNADKKCKKVVKEALKFNPNAFIAIIGCFAQLKPTEIAEIPGVDAVLGASEKFKLLELIDNFDKKDKALVLASDISEAKDYYCSYSVNDRTRTFLKVQDGCDYVCSFCTIPQARGKSRSDSVDSILRTAKEIATRDVKEIVLTGVNIGDYGITNGKRTTSFYTLVKELDKIEQIQRFRISSIEPNLLTDEIIEFTAQSKKFVPHFHIPLQSGCNKILKMMRRRYLRELYEERISKIKATIPNCCIGVDVITGFPGETDEDFKETYNFLNELDITYLHVFTYSERANTHALSIKPTVPQKERSNRTKMLRSLSEKKKRFFYEQFVGTEHNVLFEADNEDGMMFGFTDNYIKVAIPYDPLLINEIRKVKINGISENCIAESTITGMCVNAHEKV